TAAATTCAAAACTAATAGAGTCACGTCCCACCCTTGCTCAGCCAATCCATTAGAAATATTCACACAAACGCCTTCAGCGCCACCTCCAGCAAGGGAACTAATCAAAAAAGTCACTTTTTTATTATGATGCATTTTTATTTTTCACTTTATAAACATCCCTGTTTTAATCAATAAATTACTAAATTGGCACAGTTCTATTTCGCAACCAAGATTGCAGCATAAGTATATCCCAAAGATGATATTCCCAATTTTCTTTACCGGATAAATGTTCATGCCATTTCCGCTGAACTTCGATTGGGTTTAAATATCCATCTTGCTCTATTAACTGGGGATTTAATAAATCCTCAGCCCAGTCTCTTAGCGGACCTTTTAACCACTCCCCGATAGGAACACCAAACCCCATCTTAGGACGTTCTATTAACTCACGTGGCACATACTTGTATAGTAAATTACGCAAAACCCATTTATCGTGCCCAGCCCCCATCTTCATACTTTGAGGCAAAGTCCATGCCCATTCAACTATACGATGGTCAAGCAATGGCACTCTAGTTTCAAGTGATACAGCCATTGCTGCACGATCAACTTTTACCAAAATATCATCTGGCAAATAACTCAATGTATCAGCATATAACATTGAGTCCTCAAAAGAGTTAAATTCTAGATCTTGAGAATTTAAAATATACTGAGGCTCTTTAATCCCCGGTGTTAAACCATCTTGCTCTAACCAATGGCTTACAAACTGACGATAAAAATCAAACTCAGTAGAAGCAGTTAAAAGCGACTGACCAAGATGTTTTTTTCGGCCCCATCGACCATTACTTGAAAGTGGTATTAAGTAGCTTAATCCAGCAACAACTTTATTAATTCCTTTAGGGAAAGTCGTCAGTTTCTGATATGTATTTTTTGCCCTAGTGTACCGACTATAACCACCAAATATCTCATCACCTGCATCACCAGAAAGTGATACCGTCACATGCTCTTTTGCCAATTTAGAAACCAAATATGTTGGAATTTGTGAAACATCAGCAAAAGGTTCATCATAAATATTGGGCAGTAAAGGGATAACATCCAATGAATCTTTTGGAGTAACATATAATTCTGTATGTTCGGTCTTTAAATAATTAGCAACAGCCTTAGCGTGCTCAGCTTCATTATACTGTTTTTCATTAAAACCAATGGAAAAAGTTTTCACCGGTCTTGCTGACATTGACTGCATCAATGCCACAATAGTAGATGAATCAACCCCACCAGATAAAAATGCCCCAATAGGGACATCGGCCATCATTTGCTGGGAGATGGTTGTTTTTAACAAGCTATCTAAATGCTCTACAGCTGAGCAGGGTGTCCCATTAAAAGGCTCAGCCATTCCTTTTTGAGCTGCCTGTTTCAAACTCCAATAAGGAACTGATTTAAGAGGAGTATCAGAATTACCATCAATAACTAAATAATGCCCAGACTGTAATTTATATATGCCTTTGTATATTGAATATGGAGCAGGAATATAACTGTGTCGAAAATAAAGAGGCAATACAGAACGATTTACTTCGTTATTAAAATCAGGATGATGAACCAATGATTTTAACTCTGATGCAAATAGAAAAGCATTATTCTGCCAGCCAAAATATAAAGGTTTTTCGCCCATTCTATCCCGAGCAAGAGTCAGTTTGGCTGTTTGTTTATCCCACAAGGCAAAAGCAAACATGCCAACGAGACGTTGAAGTGCAGCCTCGATTCCCCAATTAGCGATAGCAGCCAATAAGGTTTCTGTATCAGAATGCCCCCGCCAAACAGGGGATAAATTATTTTCATCTAATTCTTTGCGAATTTCTAAATGATTATATATTTCACCATTAAATACGATAATATAACGACCGCATTCTGACATCATAGGTTGATGTCCTGCTGGAGATAAATCAACAATGGCTAAACGACGATGCATTAATGCAATACAATGTTGTTGATCTACCCATGCATCACCATCATCTGGACCACGATAAAAAATTGCATCTGACATTTTCTGTACAATTTCTTTATCTATAATTTTAGATGGTTGCCAAAAACCACTGATACCACACATTATTAGTTACTACCTGTTATTACACTGAATATCAATTTAAATTTTTCAACTACAATTTCAGGAGAAAATTTACGCTGGCACAGAGTAATAGAGTTTTGTTTCATTTCTAATAATTCATCCTTTGATAATTTAGACAAACAAGACATTGCTAAAGCAAGTGATTCTATATTCTGATGTTCAAAAAATATTCCGTTATTCTCAATCATATCAACCAGACCTCCTGTTCTAGAAAACAAACAAGCATTGCCTGTTGATAATCCTTCTAAAGCAAACATTGACAAGCCTTCATATCTACTAGGTAACAAAACTACATCAGAGTTTTTTAATTCTGATAAAATATCACTATGTGGCATTGAATCAATAAATGAAACATTTGAGAACTCACTACACAAAGAAACAAGTGAATTCTTCATATCACCTGCACCAACAACTTTTATATCAAATCTATTCATGATGTCTCTAGGTAATAATTTCAATGCATAAATAAAATCTGAAAATCCCTTTTGATTATTCCCTAAATAATCCATTCGTCCCAAGGTGAATATTTTAATTTTTTCACCTACAATATAATCATCTGATGAATTAATTTCAACTGTATTAGGTAATACAAAAAAATTCTTTTCACCAATATTTATTAAGTTATTATTAAAATAATATTTTTTTACAAAATCAATATGAAAACTATTAGTTGAAAGAATCCATTTTATTTTTTTTGTAAGATATTTTTTTATAATATATTTTCTTAATTTAAAATCAAAAGAATTTCCAAATATAGTATACTCAGTTTCATTAGTTGAATGAATTCTTACAGCCAATCGTTCATAAATTTTTTTATTTAATGAATTTAAAAAAATAGCACTATCAAAAGTTTCAACAATTAATAAATCGAAATTATTTCGTAGAAATATTTTCGAAACAGTTTTCGCATAAAAATAAGGATTTAAAAAATACCTTAAAATTTTAATTTTTATTTTAGCTTTTAATCTTATAATGCTAAGGCGCTCTCTCTTTAGTTCTTCAATTCCATCTTCTAATTGATCAGGAGTTACAACAGTAATTTCAACATCTTGATCATGTTGAAGAATAGAGTTTACCAAATTTTGAAATGCATTTGAATATCCAGTATTTCTTGGATAAAACTCATTGCAATACAACATTATTTTTTTCATAAGACTTTCTTTAATTTCAAAAAAACATACATGGTAGAAGTCACAATAATTTCAACTAACAATAAATTAATAGCAGTACCAAAATCACTATATATAGGAACCAATATTAAAGCTAAGCAAAGACCAATTGCTGCCGCTATGATTAAAATTCTACTAAATTGTTTTTTATAACCAAGATTCAGCATTGTCTGTATACCATACATGTTACTTAAAGAAATAATGAATGGTAAAAATGACATCACCTTCAACAAAATAATTGATTGATGATACTGCTCACCAAGGAAAATATTAATTATTGGCTCAGAAAATAAAAAAACGATCAACGAAAAGAAAAGCATACCAGAACTAACAAATAAGGTTATTTTTTTAACAAATAATAACCCTAACCTTCTATTATCATGAATTTTTTTCCCTATGAGAGGATAAATAGATTTAGACACAGGCATATACAAACCTTTTACAGCTTGTATAATTCTATCCGCTGCGGAAAAATAACCGACAACAGTATTATTTGAGAACAGCCCAAGAATAAAAGTATTTGAAATAGTGTATAAACTAATTGCAATATCAGAAAAAAAAATATGCCATCCTTCAATTAATTGAAATTTAATATTTTCAAACTTCTGTAAAGTTAACTTAACCTTGAATTCTTTTTTTGCCAAAATAAGAGATAATACACCTGAAAGAATAAACCCTAATGAAGTAAAAAAAGGAACCAGTAAAAAATCTGATTGTTTTTTAACAAAGATAAAAATACAAACTGTAAATATTACTTTAGCACCTATGTTTAAATAGGTAATGTATTTCATTTTTTCCATACCTTGAAATAACCAAACAGGAAAAATTACTTGCCCTACGACCATTCCAAAGCTGATTAAATACAAATCCCAGTGATCTTTAAATTTATCGAAAATTAAAACCAATGCAATCATTACAAAAAAACTTGCAAACATCAATCCAATTTTTATCAACATTACTGAGCTAAAAATATCATTTACTTTTTTTTGATCTCCACGAAAAATTGAAATTTGTCTAGTGGCAGATAAATTAAAGCCATAATCGGTAACAAGTGCAAAATATGCGATGGTTGCAGAAGAAAATGCTAGCAAACCGAAATAATCAGGCCCTAACACTCTAACCAAGTAAGGCATAGTAAGCAAAGGTAATATGTAGTTTGCACCTTGGAGTATGGTTAATGAAAAAATATTAGAAATTAATCTTTTATTTTCTTCTGAATTCGCAAATTTATTTTTTAAATTTACGAACATTAAATTGGCTCTACAAAAAATGTTGGTAAAGTTTCATTAGAGGATATAAAACTTATTATTTGTCGACTTGATTCCAAAGCTTCCAAAATTGTAACATCCATATCCAGATACCTATAAGTCCCTAATCGTCCAAGAAAACTCACTTTACTTTGCTCTTTCGCCCTTTCAATATAAGTCATTAACATAGCTTTTTCATTCACTAATCGAATTGGATAATATGGAATATCC
This region of Shewanella sp. NFH-SH190041 genomic DNA includes:
- the asnB gene encoding asparagine synthase (glutamine-hydrolyzing), translating into MCGISGFWQPSKIIDKEIVQKMSDAIFYRGPDDGDAWVDQQHCIALMHRRLAIVDLSPAGHQPMMSECGRYIIVFNGEIYNHLEIRKELDENNLSPVWRGHSDTETLLAAIANWGIEAALQRLVGMFAFALWDKQTAKLTLARDRMGEKPLYFGWQNNAFLFASELKSLVHHPDFNNEVNRSVLPLYFRHSYIPAPYSIYKGIYKLQSGHYLVIDGNSDTPLKSVPYWSLKQAAQKGMAEPFNGTPCSAVEHLDSLLKTTISQQMMADVPIGAFLSGGVDSSTIVALMQSMSARPVKTFSIGFNEKQYNEAEHAKAVANYLKTEHTELYVTPKDSLDVIPLLPNIYDEPFADVSQIPTYLVSKLAKEHVTVSLSGDAGDEIFGGYSRYTRAKNTYQKLTTFPKGINKVVAGLSYLIPLSSNGRWGRKKHLGQSLLTASTEFDFYRQFVSHWLEQDGLTPGIKEPQYILNSQDLEFNSFEDSMLYADTLSYLPDDILVKVDRAAMAVSLETRVPLLDHRIVEWAWTLPQSMKMGAGHDKWVLRNLLYKYVPRELIERPKMGFGVPIGEWLKGPLRDWAEDLLNPQLIEQDGYLNPIEVQRKWHEHLSGKENWEYHLWDILMLQSWLRNRTVPI
- a CDS encoding glycosyltransferase family 4 protein produces the protein MKKIMLYCNEFYPRNTGYSNAFQNLVNSILQHDQDVEITVVTPDQLEDGIEELKRERLSIIRLKAKIKIKILRYFLNPYFYAKTVSKIFLRNNFDLLIVETFDSAIFLNSLNKKIYERLAVRIHSTNETEYTIFGNSFDFKLRKYIIKKYLTKKIKWILSTNSFHIDFVKKYYFNNNLINIGEKNFFVLPNTVEINSSDDYIVGEKIKIFTLGRMDYLGNNQKGFSDFIYALKLLPRDIMNRFDIKVVGAGDMKNSLVSLCSEFSNVSFIDSMPHSDILSELKNSDVVLLPSRYEGLSMFALEGLSTGNACLFSRTGGLVDMIENNGIFFEHQNIESLALAMSCLSKLSKDELLEMKQNSITLCQRKFSPEIVVEKFKLIFSVITGSN
- a CDS encoding flippase — encoded protein: MFVNLKNKFANSEENKRLISNIFSLTILQGANYILPLLTMPYLVRVLGPDYFGLLAFSSATIAYFALVTDYGFNLSATRQISIFRGDQKKVNDIFSSVMLIKIGLMFASFFVMIALVLIFDKFKDHWDLYLISFGMVVGQVIFPVWLFQGMEKMKYITYLNIGAKVIFTVCIFIFVKKQSDFLLVPFFTSLGFILSGVLSLILAKKEFKVKLTLQKFENIKFQLIEGWHIFFSDIAISLYTISNTFILGLFSNNTVVGYFSAADRIIQAVKGLYMPVSKSIYPLIGKKIHDNRRLGLLFVKKITLFVSSGMLFFSLIVFLFSEPIINIFLGEQYHQSIILLKVMSFLPFIISLSNMYGIQTMLNLGYKKQFSRILIIAAAIGLCLALILVPIYSDFGTAINLLLVEIIVTSTMYVFLKLKKVL